From the Macaca nemestrina isolate mMacNem1 chromosome 7, mMacNem.hap1, whole genome shotgun sequence genome, one window contains:
- the LOC112426269 gene encoding ubiquitin-conjugating enzyme E2 Q2-like produces MKEEPISGKKLEDEGTEKEHLAVVEKIRKTERQDHLNVVDPDNPLHSDLQILKEKEGLGDILLNLSFKDNFPVDPPLFEWCYLFSQEGKCMYWVEECYVWNAAQNRPFHTDLLLLRAEAVPTQ; encoded by the exons ATGAAAGAAGAGCCTATTAGTGGGAAAAAGTTGGAGGATGAAGGAACTGAAAAAGAACATTTGGCAGTAGTAGAGAAAATTAGGAAGACTGAAAGGCAAGACCATTTAAATGT GGTTGACCCTGATAATCCTTTGCACAGTGATCTTcagatcttaaaagaaaaagaaggcttgGGAGATATTTTGCTGAACTTATCTTTTAAG GATAACTTTCCAGTTGATCCTCCATTGTTTGAGTGGTGTTACCTGTTCTCTCAGGAGGGTAAGT gtaTGTATTGGGTGGAGGAGTGTTATGTATGGAACGCTGCACAAAACAG ACCTTTTCACACTGATCTGCTGCTGTTGAG GGCTGAAGCAGTGCCTACTCAATAG